The window ATGATCCGCAGCGTCTGGAGAAGGCGGAGGAGCGGCTGTTTTCGCTGCGCGCCGCCTCGCGCAAGCACAATGTCGCCGTCGACGACCTGGCGCAGCTGCGCGACACGATGGTGGCCGACCTTGCCGACCTCGATGCCGGCGAAGAGCGGCTACACGGGTTGGAGAAGCAGGCGGCCGCCGCGCGCAAGGCCTATGACATTGCCGCCGCGCAGCTTTCCTCGCTGCGTCATGCCGCCGCCGCGGGCCTGACCAAAGCGGTGATGGCCGAATTGCCGGCACTCAAGCTCGAACGGGCCGAGTTCATCGTCGAAATTGCAAGCGACGCCGAAGGCCGCATGGAAGAGGGCATCGATCAGGTCGAGTTCTGGGTGCGCACCAATCCAGGCACAAGGCCAGGCCCGATGATGAAGGTGGCTTCGGGGGGCGAGCTTTCGCGCTTCCTTTTGGCGCTTAAAGTGGCGCTGGCCGACCGTGGCTCGGCGCCGACCTTGGTTTTCGACGAAATCGACACCGGTGTCGGCGGCGCCGTGGCCGACGCCATCGGCCAGCGGCTGGCGAGGTTGTCGAAACGTGTGCAGGTGCTTTCCGTCACCCATGCACCGCAAGTGGCGGCGCGCGCGGCCACGCATTTCCTGATCTCCAAGTCCGGCGGCAGCGACCGTGTCGCCACCGGCATTGCGGAGATGGACCGCGCGGCGCGCCAGGAAGAGATCGCGCGCATGCTCGCCGGCGCCACCATCACCGACGAAGCCCGCGCCGCCGCCGAGCGGCTGCTGCGCGAGAATACGGCCGCGGCTTAGCTTCCCGGAAGCCACCCCTTCCCGGCTTGGCCCGACCTCGATCTCAACGCATCCCGGCTGCTTGATTCTCCATGCTGGAAAGCAGAGTCAGCAGATGACTGCATCCCGCTGTTCAACAATGATTTTTGCGCAGGCCGACTCCCTGCCGGCGAATCCTGATTTATAGTGGCCCGCCATAGTCGAGGAACGCGCTGCATGTCGGAAAAGCCAGTCGAATCATTGAGCGAGAGCGAAGCCGTGGACGAGCTGAAGCGGCTGGCTGAAGAGATCGCGGTGCACGACCGGCATTATCACACCGAGGACGCGCCGACGATCACGGACGCTGAGTACGACGCGCTGCGCCGGCGCAACCTCGCCATCGAGGAGCGTTTCCCGGATCTGGTGCGCGAGGATTCGCCGTCGCGCCGCGTCGGCGCGCCGCTGGCCGAGGGCTTTGCCAAAGTGCGCCACGCGGTGCCGATGCTCAGCCTCGCCAAGGCCTACACCGACCAGGACGTCGCCGACTTCATCGAACGCGGGCGGCGCTTCTTCGACCGCGACAAGGATCTCGACATTGCCTTCACGGCCGAGCCGAAGATCGACGGGTTGTCGGCCTCGCTGCGCTATGAAAACGGCGTGTTCGTGCAGGGCGCGACGCGCGGCGATGGCGCCGTCGGCGAAGACATCACGGCCAATCTCAAGACCATTTCCGATATTCCGAAGACGCTGAAGGGATCCGGCTGGCCGGACGTCATCGAGGTGCGGGGCGAGGTCTACATGACCTATGCCGAATTCGAGGCGCTGAAGGAGCGCTCGGCGGCGATCGGCGGCCAGGATTATGTCAATCCACGCAACACGGCGGCCGGCTCGCTGCGGCAGAAGGACCCGACGGTCACCGCCAGCCGCAACCTTAAATTCTTCGCCTATGCCTGGGGCTATACGACGGCGGATCCCGCGCCGACCCAATACGCCGCCGTGCAGAAATTCGCCGAATGGGGGTTCAAGGTCAGCCCGCTGATGGTGCGGGCTAAGTCGGTCGAGGAACTGATCGCGCATTATCACCGGATCGAGGATCAGCGCTCCTCGCTCGGCTATGACATCGACGGCGTCGTCTACAAGGTCGACCAGTTGGAACTGCAGCGCCGCTGGGGTTTCGTCACCGGCGAGCCGCGCTGGGCGGTTGCCCACAAATTCCCGGCCGAGCAGGCGATGACGACGGTGGAACGGATCGATATCCAGGTCGGCCGCACCGGCACGCTGGCGCCGGTTGCGCGGCTGGCGCCGGTGACGGTCGGCGGCGTGGTGGTCGAGAACGTCACCCTCCACAACGAAGATTATATCAAAGGCTTCGACAGCAACGGCCAGCCGATCCGCGACGGCATCGACGTGCGCATAGGCGACACGGTCGTCATCCAACGGGCAGGCGACGTCATTCCGCAGATCGTCAGCGTCGTCGTCGACAAACGGCCGGCCGATGCCGTGCCTTACGAATTTCCGCACACCTGTCCGGTCTGCGGTTCGCCGGCGACGCGCGAGATCAACGAGAAGACCGGCAAGGAAGATTCCCGCCGGCGCTGCACCGGCGAGCTGATCTGCGCCGCGCAGGCGGTGGAAAGATTGCGTCACTTCGTGTCGCGCGGCGCGCTCGATATTGAAGGCCTGGGCGCCGAAAACATCGACTTGTTCTTCAATCGCGGATTGGTCAAGACGGCGGCCGACATCTTCACGCTCAAGGATAGGCGGCCCGCTGTCACCAGGGCGCTGGCAGAGCGGCGGGAGGAGCAGGCGCGGCAGCGCGAGGCGGCATCCGGCAAGGCGCGCAAGAATGCGCGCAGTGTCGAGGAGCGCAATTATGAAAGCCTCGACAAGCTGTTCGCGGCCATCGATGCGCGCCGCGAGCCGGAGCTCGACCGCTTCATCTTTGCGCTTGGCATCCGCCACATCGGCGAGACGACGGCCGCGGTGCTTGCCCGTCAGTTCTCGACCATCGAGGAGCTGATCCGCGTCGGCAAGGAGACGGCCAAGGCCGAGGATCCACACAGCGTCTTTCCGTCGATCAACGGCATCGGCGACACGGTTATCAACGCGCTGCGCGATTTCTTCTGCAACGAACGCAATGACGCCGTGCTCGACGCGCTGCTGGCGCAGGTCCATCCGAAGCCCTATGTCGTGGAGATCTCGGCCGGCAGCGAAGTGTCTGGCAAGACGATCGTGTTCACCGGCACGCTGGAAAAGGTAACGCGGTCCGAAGCCAAGGCGATGGCGGAGCGCCTCGGCGCCAAGGTCGCGGGCTCGGTTTCGGCGAAGACCGATCTGGTGGTGGCCGGGCCTGGCGCCGGATCCAAGCTGAAGGTCGCCACCGACCTCGGCATCGAGGTGATCGACGAGGATACCTGGCTGCAGCGGATAGGCAGGGGCGGCTGATGGCGGGCGCATTCAAGGGTTTTGGCGACAAGGCCATTCCATTCCTGAAGGCGCTCGACTTCCACCAGAGCCGGGAATGGTTCCAGGAAAACCGCGGCCTCTACGAAAGCGAGCTGCACGAACCGTTCTGCGACCTTGTCGAGACGCTCACCGAGCGTTTTGCGACGGCCGGGCTCGGCCTGCGCGGCGACCGCAAGAAGTCGCTGTTCCGCATCAACCGGGACGTGCGTTTCTCCAAGGACAAGCGGCCCTACAACCGGCATCTGTCTGCCATCCTGTCGCCGGACGGCACCAAGATGGAGCAAGGCGTCTTTTACGTGCATATCGGGCTCGAGCGCAGTTTCGCCGGCGTCGCCTGGTGGCAGCCGGGACCGGAACTGCTGCAGGCGATGCGCAAGACGATCGTGACGAAGCCCGCGGCGTTCCGCGGCATGGTTTCTGCGCTGAAGAAGGCAAGGCTCGAGCTGGAGACCGAAGGCTGCCTGAAGCGCGCGCCGCGCGGCTTTGAGGACGTTGCGGAGGCCGATCTCGCCGCCGCCGTCCGCAACAGGCACTTCTATGTTCAGCAGGCTATCGATCCGGCGACGATCCATTCGCCGGCGCTGGTCGATAACCTCGTCGATTTCACCTTGCGCGCCAAGCCGCTGCTCGACTGGGGCAGGGCGATCCAGGGCAAAGCTGGGTAAACGTTACCTTGTTCGGCGATCAGTTCTGCTGATCGTCGGCTCAAGCGAATTTGTGTGACAAGAAAGGCGACGCTCCCTACATCAAGCCGCTCAAGGGAGCAGTTGGATGTCGGCGGAAGCTATCTCCGAAAGCGGCGTGAAGAGCGATTTCTGGGATGGCGTGCGGCTGTCGATGCCCGTGGTCGTCGCCTCGGCGCCGTTTGCGATTTTGTTTGGCGCGCTTGCCGTCGACAACGGTTTTTCCGTGCTCGAAGCCTTCCTGATGAGCGCCATGATCTATGGCGGCGCCAGCCAGATGGTCGGCATCGAACTGTTCGGCCAGCATGTCGCTCCCTGGCTGATCGTGCTGTCGATCTTCGCAGTGAACTTTCGCCATGTGCTCTATTCAGCCGGCATCGGGCGGCGCATCGCGCATTGGCCGGTGCTGCAGCAGGCGCTCGGCTATTTCATCCTGACCGATCCGCAATTTGCCATCGCCGAGGCGAGGGCAGAGTCCGGCCGCCCGGTCGGTTTCGTCTGGT is drawn from Mesorhizobium sp. B1-1-8 and contains these coding sequences:
- a CDS encoding AzlC family ABC transporter permease; its protein translation is MSAEAISESGVKSDFWDGVRLSMPVVVASAPFAILFGALAVDNGFSVLEAFLMSAMIYGGASQMVGIELFGQHVAPWLIVLSIFAVNFRHVLYSAGIGRRIAHWPVLQQALGYFILTDPQFAIAEARAESGRPVGFVWYLGLGLPIYFFWVVESALGAVFGKLIPDTHALGIDFLLPIYFLGLVLGFRKRPLWLPVVAASAVASIIAYKTVGSPWHVSIGAIAGVLLAVILPPHRSGVGERP
- the ligA gene encoding NAD-dependent DNA ligase LigA; translation: MSEKPVESLSESEAVDELKRLAEEIAVHDRHYHTEDAPTITDAEYDALRRRNLAIEERFPDLVREDSPSRRVGAPLAEGFAKVRHAVPMLSLAKAYTDQDVADFIERGRRFFDRDKDLDIAFTAEPKIDGLSASLRYENGVFVQGATRGDGAVGEDITANLKTISDIPKTLKGSGWPDVIEVRGEVYMTYAEFEALKERSAAIGGQDYVNPRNTAAGSLRQKDPTVTASRNLKFFAYAWGYTTADPAPTQYAAVQKFAEWGFKVSPLMVRAKSVEELIAHYHRIEDQRSSLGYDIDGVVYKVDQLELQRRWGFVTGEPRWAVAHKFPAEQAMTTVERIDIQVGRTGTLAPVARLAPVTVGGVVVENVTLHNEDYIKGFDSNGQPIRDGIDVRIGDTVVIQRAGDVIPQIVSVVVDKRPADAVPYEFPHTCPVCGSPATREINEKTGKEDSRRRCTGELICAAQAVERLRHFVSRGALDIEGLGAENIDLFFNRGLVKTAADIFTLKDRRPAVTRALAERREEQARQREAASGKARKNARSVEERNYESLDKLFAAIDARREPELDRFIFALGIRHIGETTAAVLARQFSTIEELIRVGKETAKAEDPHSVFPSINGIGDTVINALRDFFCNERNDAVLDALLAQVHPKPYVVEISAGSEVSGKTIVFTGTLEKVTRSEAKAMAERLGAKVAGSVSAKTDLVVAGPGAGSKLKVATDLGIEVIDEDTWLQRIGRGG
- a CDS encoding DUF2461 domain-containing protein, whose protein sequence is MAGAFKGFGDKAIPFLKALDFHQSREWFQENRGLYESELHEPFCDLVETLTERFATAGLGLRGDRKKSLFRINRDVRFSKDKRPYNRHLSAILSPDGTKMEQGVFYVHIGLERSFAGVAWWQPGPELLQAMRKTIVTKPAAFRGMVSALKKARLELETEGCLKRAPRGFEDVAEADLAAAVRNRHFYVQQAIDPATIHSPALVDNLVDFTLRAKPLLDWGRAIQGKAG